The Bacteroidota bacterium genomic interval CAATATTAATTACTATTTTTTTCCCAAGGTCTTCAGCAAACCGCATAGCAGGAATCGAATAATGGACTACATCTTTCCTTAAATTATGTGGTACTACTAATTCTTCTTCAGTAATCAAAATACCACCCGTTACTAATTCAGGAGAAAATTTTGTGTATGCTTCCTGCGACATAACAATCAGGATTTGAGGTGTTGTAATGTAGGGGTAAGCGATAACTTCAATATCAACTATTACTTGAGCACTGCAAGCGCTTCCGCGAGCTTCAGGTCCGAATGCCTGAATCATAGTAGAATATTTATTGTCGTAAATAGCAGCAGCCCTTCCAATAATATAACCGCTAAGAATTACACCCTGTCCACCAAAGCCGCCAATTTTTATTTCTGTTCTCATA includes:
- a CDS encoding 2-oxoacid:acceptor oxidoreductase family protein codes for the protein MMRTEIKIGGFGGQGVILSGYIIGRAAAIYDNKYSTMIQAFGPEARGSACSAQVIVDIEVIAYPYITTPQILIVMSQEAYTKFSPELVTGGILITEEELVVPHNLRKDVVHYSIPAMRFAEDLGKKIVINIVMMGFMTAVTKLIDPEAMRKAVIASVPKGTEELNLKAFDKGYEYGLDSTR